The Rhododendron vialii isolate Sample 1 chromosome 6a, ASM3025357v1 genome includes a window with the following:
- the LOC131328393 gene encoding protein FAR1-RELATED SEQUENCE 5-like: MAKAIASALPNTLHRYCMWHITNKFSKRLSALAYKEHYDEFKNCIWNSETPEQFEAGWVEVVKKFNLSGNDWLQNLYEIRERWIPTYVKHIFSAHMTSSQRAKITHSFFKRYVCKENSLLDFVTQFERALAHLRHNELDKDHKDVNERPNLKTMYPMESTMSELYTIEIFYMFQEELFQNTAYKEMATNEDEHWVVYAVHRIKGSGSRVREVVVDKLSNHVSCSCKMFDCAGIPCWHMLAYFCRMQMEDLPNEYILRKWTKSTKAMRVKDDLGSGMKEICDTPLLERRNRLFQLASILIDEAMITEDGIEFVEELLSSGHKQLCDMKNSSQNARLNDEDEDNDDGIDYADADDFGTTTDVSNGAQL, from the exons ATGGCAAAAGCAATTGCTAGTGCTCTTCCGAATACGCTTCACAGGTATTGCATGTGGCACATCACAAATAAGTTTTCCAAAAGATTAAGTGCATTAGCCTACAAAGAACATTATGACGAATTCAAGAATTGTATATGGAATTCCGAGACTCCTGAACAGTTCGAGGCTGGATGGGTAGAGGTTGTAAAGAAATTTAACTTATCTGGCAATGATTGGTTACAAAACTTATACGAAATTCGTGAGAGATGGATTCCCACATACGTGAAACACATTTTTTCTgctcacatgactagtagtcaaaGAGCCAAAATTACTCATTCATTCTTCAAAAGGTATGTGTGTAAAGAAAATTCATTGTTGGACTTTGTGACACAGTTTGAAAGGGCACTTGCACATCTACGGCATAATGAGTTGGATAAGGATCATAAAGATGTCAATGAGAGGCCAAACTTGAAAACTATGTACCCCATGGAGTCGACGATGAGTGAATTGTATACAATTGAGATATTTTACATGTTTCAAGAAGAGCTGTTTCAAAATACTGCTTATAAGGAGATGGCAACAAATGAGGACGAACATTGGGTTGTGTACGCCGTTCATAGGATAAAGGGGAGTGGTTCGAGGGTTCGTGAGGTTGTGGTAGATAAGTTGTCAAACCATGTCAGTTGTAGTTGCAAGATGTTTGATTGTGCCGGAATTCCTTGTTGGCACATGTTGGCTTACTTTTGTAGAATGCAAATGGAAGATTTGCCTAATGAATACATCTTGCGGAAGTGGACAAAATCAACGAAGGCGATGCGAGTTAAAGATGACTTGGGTTCGGGCATGAAAGAAATATGTGACACGCCTTTGTTAGAGCGGCGAAATAGACTCTTCCAACTTGCTTCTATTTTAATTGATGAGGCCATGATAACTGAGGACGGAATAGAATTTGTGGAAGAACTTTTGAGTTCGGGTCATAAGCAGCTGTGTGACATGAAAAA cTCTTCACAAAATGCTAGGTTGAATGACGAAGACGAAGACAACGACGATGGCATTGACTATGCCGATGCCGATGATT TTGGGACGACTACTGATGTTTCAAATGGAGCCCAACTCTAA